In Gemmata obscuriglobus, a single genomic region encodes these proteins:
- a CDS encoding glycosyltransferase family 4 protein, producing the protein MARILIATDAWHPQVSGVVRTLDTTSRLLREQGHAVEVIEPTPYPALRVPFYPEIPLVLPRPGRIYERVYQFRPDHVHISTEGPIGLLVRRFCTRMRWRFTTSYHTRFPEYLKKLARVPEGLTYQFLKWFHGPSACMMVATPSLEAELIARGFRAPIRRWSRGVDLGLFRPRPKPDLEYPRPVLLYVGRVSHEKGIGDFLKLKTAGTKLVVGDGPARAELEREHPDATFLGYRKGEPLGEVYAAADLFVFPSRTDTFGIVLIEALASGLPVAAYPVTGPVDIVTRPELGALNDDLSVAVSKALAEGSPRACAEEGARYTWANCTAQFVSNLAPVR; encoded by the coding sequence ATGGCACGCATCCTGATCGCCACTGACGCATGGCACCCACAGGTGAGTGGAGTAGTCCGCACGCTCGACACCACGTCCCGGCTCCTGCGCGAGCAGGGGCACGCCGTCGAGGTGATCGAGCCCACCCCTTACCCCGCACTCCGGGTGCCGTTTTACCCCGAAATCCCGCTCGTGCTGCCGCGCCCCGGACGCATCTACGAGCGGGTCTACCAGTTTAGACCGGACCACGTCCATATTTCCACAGAGGGACCGATCGGCCTCCTGGTTCGCCGGTTCTGCACGCGAATGCGCTGGCGGTTCACGACCTCATATCACACGCGGTTCCCCGAGTACCTGAAGAAGCTGGCGCGGGTGCCCGAGGGACTCACGTACCAGTTCCTGAAGTGGTTTCACGGTCCGTCGGCGTGCATGATGGTCGCGACGCCGAGCCTGGAGGCGGAACTCATTGCCCGCGGGTTCCGTGCGCCGATCCGGCGGTGGTCGCGGGGTGTCGATTTGGGGCTGTTCCGCCCGCGCCCGAAACCGGACCTGGAATACCCGCGCCCGGTGCTGCTATACGTGGGGCGGGTCTCACACGAGAAGGGCATCGGCGACTTCCTGAAGCTCAAAACTGCCGGCACGAAGCTGGTGGTCGGCGACGGACCGGCGCGGGCCGAACTGGAACGCGAGCACCCCGACGCGACATTCCTGGGCTACCGCAAGGGCGAACCACTCGGCGAGGTGTACGCCGCGGCGGACCTGTTCGTGTTCCCGAGCCGGACCGACACGTTCGGGATCGTGCTGATTGAGGCGCTGGCGAGCGGGTTACCGGTCGCGGCGTACCCGGTGACCGGCCCGGTGGACATCGTCACGCGCCCGGAACTCGGCGCGCTCAACGACGACCTGAGCGTCGCGGTATCGAAGGCGCTGGCCGAAGGGAGCCCGCGGGCGTGTGCGGAGGAAGGGGCCCGCTACACCTGGGCGAACTGCACGGCGCAGTTCGTGTCGAACTTAGCGCCGGTAAGGTGA